In Desulfitibacter alkalitolerans DSM 16504, a single genomic region encodes these proteins:
- a CDS encoding slipin family protein, with protein MLFISESLLSLIVVATFILAILSMAIKILPEYERGVLFRLGRLVGVRGPGLVIIIPIIDKIERVSLRTITFDVPPQEVITKDNVTCKVNAVLYYRAVAPEKAIVNVEKFHDATSQFAQTTLRSVVGQADLDELLSQREKLNKIIQRIVDEATDPWGIKVTAVEIKDVILPTEMQRAIARQAEAERDRRAIVIQAEGERQAAERLAEATGILSAQEGAMTLRMLRSLSEAADSKGTTILFPLPMEIRSLLPDPEKWFLASRKGNENKEKNNEKEKMDG; from the coding sequence ATGCTGTTTATTTCAGAAAGTTTGTTATCGCTAATAGTAGTAGCTACTTTTATACTAGCTATTTTAAGCATGGCAATAAAAATTTTACCTGAATATGAACGAGGTGTATTATTTAGATTAGGCAGGCTTGTTGGAGTAAGAGGTCCAGGATTAGTAATTATTATTCCCATTATTGACAAGATTGAGCGAGTCTCCTTGCGTACAATTACATTTGATGTACCTCCCCAGGAGGTAATTACAAAGGACAATGTAACGTGCAAGGTTAATGCAGTTTTATATTACAGGGCCGTTGCTCCTGAAAAAGCCATTGTCAATGTGGAAAAGTTTCATGATGCAACAAGTCAGTTTGCCCAGACAACCTTAAGAAGCGTTGTGGGCCAGGCAGATCTGGATGAACTTTTGTCACAAAGAGAGAAGCTCAATAAAATAATTCAAAGAATAGTTGATGAGGCTACAGACCCATGGGGCATAAAAGTAACTGCAGTAGAAATCAAAGATGTAATACTGCCCACTGAAATGCAGAGAGCCATTGCTAGACAGGCGGAAGCAGAAAGGGACAGGAGAGCCATAGTAATACAGGCAGAAGGAGAAAGGCAGGCTGCCGAAAGGCTAGCAGAGGCTACTGGTATCCTAAGTGCCCAGGAAGGAGCCATGACTCTAAGGATGCTTAGATCTCTTTCTGAAGCAGCTGATTCAAAAGGCACCACTATACTGTTTCCCCTGCCCATGGAAATCAGGTCCTTGCTGCCAGATCCTGAGAAATGGTTTTTAGCCTCCCGCAAGGGCAATGAGAATAAAGAAAAAAATAATGAAAAAGAGAAGATGGACGGATGA
- the arsB gene encoding ACR3 family arsenite efflux transporter, translating into MSTQSVGEKARELGFFERYLTLWVILCMAIGIGLGALFPGAAEVINSLSIEQVNIPIAILLFFMMYPIMVQIDFRQVIEAGKTPKPVALTLVINWAIKPFTMVFFAWLFMRVIFAPFIPENMADEYMAGMILLGIAPCTAMVLVWSYLARANMGHTLVMVAVNSLTMLFLFAPLGSFLLGISDIVIPFVTLALSILFYVGIALIAGYFTRTQLIKSRGIEWYESIFLKYTGKVSMTALLLTLITLFMLQGSVILSQPLVILMIAVPLTIQTFFIFFLAYGAAKMLKLTYEDAAPSAMIGASNHFEVAIATAATLFGIASGASLATVVGVLIEVPVMLMLVRICLKTKHWFPRKRAGYGGE; encoded by the coding sequence ATGAGTACACAATCGGTAGGTGAAAAAGCCAGGGAACTAGGATTTTTTGAAAGGTATTTGACTTTGTGGGTAATACTATGTATGGCTATAGGAATAGGCCTGGGTGCACTATTTCCTGGAGCGGCTGAGGTAATTAATAGTTTATCTATTGAACAGGTTAACATTCCAATTGCAATACTATTATTTTTTATGATGTATCCTATCATGGTGCAAATTGATTTTAGACAGGTAATTGAAGCAGGAAAAACCCCAAAACCAGTAGCCTTAACTTTAGTAATTAACTGGGCAATTAAGCCCTTTACCATGGTGTTTTTTGCATGGCTGTTTATGAGGGTTATATTTGCTCCCTTTATTCCAGAAAATATGGCTGATGAATATATGGCTGGCATGATTCTCCTTGGAATTGCGCCATGTACAGCAATGGTTCTTGTATGGAGTTACCTGGCTAGAGCTAATATGGGTCATACCCTTGTGATGGTAGCGGTAAACTCTTTAACAATGCTGTTTTTATTCGCACCCCTTGGTAGCTTTCTATTGGGAATAAGTGATATAGTTATTCCCTTTGTTACCTTGGCGTTATCCATCCTTTTCTATGTAGGTATAGCCTTAATTGCTGGTTATTTTACAAGAACCCAATTAATCAAGTCCAGGGGGATAGAATGGTATGAAAGTATTTTCCTAAAGTATACTGGCAAGGTCTCCATGACTGCACTGCTTTTAACACTAATTACTTTATTCATGCTGCAGGGGTCGGTAATACTAAGTCAGCCTCTAGTTATATTAATGATTGCAGTACCCCTTACAATCCAAACCTTCTTCATATTCTTTTTAGCGTATGGCGCTGCCAAAATGCTAAAACTAACATATGAGGACGCTGCCCCTTCTGCCATGATTGGTGCCAGTAACCATTTCGAAGTAGCCATTGCAACAGCAGCAACCCTCTTTGGCATTGCATCTGGTGCATCATTAGCAACTGTTGTAGGCGTGCTGATAGAGGTTCCAGTAATGCTTATGTTAGTAAGAATCTGCTTAAAGACCAAGCATTGGTTCCCAAGGAAAAGGGCTGGCTATGGAGGTGAATAA
- a CDS encoding class I SAM-dependent methyltransferase, producing the protein MDYETLDRETTQQVREKYNKKAKNYDKIMGPMDRMMMGKWREMLCKNAKGLVLEAGVGTGANFPYYPQGVKVIGIDFSQSMLEIAESKISQAKVPIELKLADIQELPFADNTFDTIITACVFCSVPFPVKGFQELRRVVKQDGRLYLLEHVRSERAVVGTVMDLLNPLTVRFQGVNINRRTEANMLQAGLSIVEVKNLLSDIVKLITAKK; encoded by the coding sequence TTGGACTATGAAACTCTTGACAGGGAAACTACACAGCAGGTGAGAGAAAAGTATAATAAAAAAGCAAAGAATTATGACAAAATAATGGGCCCCATGGACAGGATGATGATGGGAAAGTGGAGAGAAATGCTGTGCAAAAATGCAAAGGGTTTAGTGCTGGAAGCAGGTGTAGGGACAGGAGCCAATTTTCCATATTATCCTCAGGGGGTAAAAGTCATAGGAATAGATTTTAGCCAGAGCATGTTAGAAATAGCAGAAAGCAAAATATCCCAGGCTAAGGTTCCCATTGAATTAAAATTAGCTGATATCCAGGAGCTGCCATTTGCTGACAATACCTTTGACACCATAATAACTGCTTGTGTCTTTTGTTCTGTACCGTTTCCAGTGAAAGGTTTTCAAGAATTAAGACGGGTAGTTAAACAAGATGGCAGGCTGTACCTCCTGGAACATGTAAGAAGTGAAAGAGCAGTAGTGGGGACTGTGATGGATTTATTAAACCCATTAACAGTTAGATTCCAAGGTGTTAATATAAACAGAAGAACAGAAGCTAATATGCTGCAGGCCGGTTTATCAATAGTTGAAGTAAAAAACCTGCTATCTGATATTGTAAAGCTTATTACAGCAAAGAAATGA
- a CDS encoding SHOCT domain-containing protein: MMPMFGYGFGSGWLWMAAHMLFWVFLIVGIVLLVNKITTKEDKSSAFRILDEKLASGEITEAEYKHKRKILKGS, from the coding sequence ATGATGCCAATGTTTGGATACGGTTTTGGAAGTGGATGGCTTTGGATGGCGGCACACATGTTATTCTGGGTATTTTTAATTGTAGGAATTGTACTGCTGGTAAATAAAATAACAACAAAAGAGGATAAGAGCTCAGCTTTTAGAATACTAGATGAGAAACTGGCTTCTGGGGAAATTACAGAGGCGGAATATAAACACAAAAGAAAAATATTAAAAGGATCATAA
- a CDS encoding response regulator transcription factor, with product MDKPIVLVVDDEDGIRELVKIYLKKEGIAADTAADSKEALKKIEDTGYDLFVIDVMMPGMDGFGLVKEIRSFSDKPIIMLTARGEEYERILGFELGCDDYVVKPFSPRELAHRVKVMLKRTLPINKQEKALKFTRLEIDPVTRKVLLDMKELNLTPKEFNLLYYLASSPGRVFTREQLLENIWGYDFFGDFRTVDTHVKKLREKLGRNSGPDYISTVWGVGYKFEAAND from the coding sequence GTGGATAAACCAATAGTTTTAGTAGTTGATGATGAAGATGGCATTAGAGAACTGGTTAAAATATATTTAAAAAAAGAAGGAATAGCTGCTGATACAGCAGCAGATTCAAAAGAAGCCTTAAAAAAAATAGAGGATACTGGATATGACTTATTTGTAATAGATGTAATGATGCCTGGCATGGATGGTTTTGGCCTGGTGAAGGAAATAAGGAGTTTTAGTGACAAGCCAATAATTATGCTCACAGCCCGCGGAGAAGAATATGAAAGAATACTTGGATTTGAATTAGGGTGTGATGACTATGTTGTGAAACCTTTTAGTCCAAGAGAGTTAGCTCATAGGGTAAAGGTTATGTTAAAAAGAACCTTGCCTATTAATAAACAAGAAAAAGCACTAAAATTTACTCGTCTGGAAATAGATCCAGTAACGAGAAAAGTTCTGTTAGACATGAAGGAGCTAAATTTAACTCCTAAAGAATTTAATTTGCTGTATTATTTAGCCAGTTCCCCAGGCAGGGTGTTTACCCGTGAACAGCTTCTTGAAAATATATGGGGATATGACTTTTTTGGAGATTTTAGAACTGTTGATACTCATGTAAAAAAGCTAAGAGAAAAGTTAGGCAGAAATAGTGGCCCTGATTATATAAGTACAGTCTGGGGAGTAGGATATAAATTTGAGGCTGCCAATGATTAG
- a CDS encoding FAD-binding and (Fe-S)-binding domain-containing protein has product MKNNLSAKQMVRIQEIFGERVRFNKVERIVYSHDMGIMPEQIRGLMECVPDAVVQPINVEEVIALCKISCEENIPLVPRGAGSAGFGGSVPAKAGVVVDFVRMNQILAIDTEKMTACVQPGVIWSNLEKELNKRGLALRAYPSSANSSTVAGWVAQGGSGYGSYEFGDCSQNIISADVVLPNGELKTFSGEGLKYIYNLCGITGMIVKVEVKAREKDEESVILSAFPDMKSTAKFLNGLSEKKILLWNVSLTTPAYTALKQKALEHYVLPEDQYLVTMVFPKPRRSSVEKQIQDLTAAYNGKIMREKLAKEEWEDKFYPMRFKKLGPTLVASEVVIPIKEVESFVSEIERKYKGEFALEGTMVGSDKISILGFMLADERKLGFPLAYACALDVIDTGEKYDGKVFSIGMYFTDRARNFYGVQQLDEIWRYKQSIDRENLMNPGKIIPPSIDKNSPTKKLTTAMKVANAGSGLIGLAGRLLSKWQGNNFESPLDEHLTDDTFSCAMCGYCRNVCTVFDAMPWESNSPRGKYFLLNQYIKGKIPMDDEVGKALYACTTCKKCDTVCQIRAHNAHHWMALRYEFYKNKLHNTGLEFIRNNVLTTGNFWGIPAQERLKWLDVATEKHGEIAYWSGCWAATIMDNMAQNTTRILEHLEIPFVHYGEDERCCGLYLALGGYKKDFQELVKSNLEMFKKSGVETIVFSCPGCYATFNENYPQMALEMGLECNIRFKHIVVYLSELIADGKLTFTTPLNHKVTYHDSCHVGRWFGHYHEPRNIILAIPGLELREMEHVKEQGLCCGLVSAFDSLPSVAHSGMTRVREAEATGAEYLVTNCAGCGSQFNATCHAMGTKVKQMDLTELVARAIGIPTNDPSEKIGAYMGQCVELLKDSVLAPIVVSQGTKK; this is encoded by the coding sequence ATGAAAAATAATTTGAGTGCCAAGCAGATGGTAAGAATTCAAGAAATATTTGGTGAGCGCGTGCGCTTTAACAAAGTGGAAAGGATAGTATATTCCCATGACATGGGCATTATGCCCGAACAGATCAGGGGTTTGATGGAATGTGTACCTGATGCTGTTGTCCAACCAATCAATGTGGAAGAGGTTATTGCCTTATGTAAAATCTCGTGTGAAGAAAATATTCCCCTTGTGCCAAGGGGGGCAGGCAGTGCTGGCTTTGGAGGAAGTGTCCCGGCAAAAGCAGGTGTAGTGGTTGATTTTGTGAGAATGAATCAGATTTTGGCTATTGATACAGAAAAAATGACAGCTTGCGTCCAACCAGGTGTTATTTGGAGCAATCTGGAAAAAGAATTAAATAAGCGTGGATTAGCATTAAGAGCTTATCCGTCCAGTGCTAACAGTTCAACTGTGGCGGGCTGGGTTGCTCAGGGGGGAAGTGGATATGGCAGTTATGAATTTGGTGATTGCAGCCAAAATATTATTTCTGCAGATGTGGTTTTGCCTAATGGAGAGCTTAAAACCTTTTCCGGTGAAGGCTTAAAATATATATACAATCTTTGTGGCATTACAGGTATGATTGTTAAGGTTGAGGTCAAGGCCCGGGAAAAGGATGAAGAAAGTGTAATTCTTTCCGCTTTTCCAGATATGAAAAGCACGGCAAAATTTTTAAATGGACTCTCGGAGAAAAAAATTCTCTTGTGGAATGTGAGTTTGACTACTCCTGCCTATACAGCTTTGAAGCAAAAAGCTTTAGAACACTATGTCTTACCTGAAGATCAGTATCTTGTAACCATGGTTTTTCCAAAACCGCGTCGTTCTTCTGTTGAAAAACAAATTCAAGACCTAACTGCTGCTTATAACGGCAAAATTATGCGGGAAAAACTGGCCAAAGAAGAATGGGAAGACAAATTTTATCCCATGCGCTTTAAAAAATTAGGACCTACTCTGGTTGCCAGTGAGGTTGTCATCCCAATCAAGGAAGTAGAGAGCTTTGTCAGTGAGATTGAACGAAAGTACAAGGGCGAATTTGCTTTAGAAGGCACCATGGTAGGTTCAGACAAGATTTCCATACTGGGATTCATGTTGGCAGACGAGCGTAAACTAGGTTTTCCCCTGGCTTATGCCTGTGCTCTAGATGTCATTGATACCGGAGAAAAATATGATGGGAAGGTTTTCTCAATTGGTATGTACTTTACAGACAGGGCCAGGAACTTTTATGGTGTGCAGCAATTGGATGAGATTTGGAGATACAAACAGTCAATTGACAGGGAAAACTTAATGAATCCTGGAAAGATTATACCCCCGTCTATAGACAAAAACTCCCCTACAAAAAAGCTTACTACTGCCATGAAGGTTGCTAATGCCGGCAGTGGTTTGATTGGTCTTGCTGGAAGACTGCTCAGTAAATGGCAGGGGAATAATTTTGAATCACCCCTTGATGAACATCTTACAGACGATACATTTTCATGTGCAATGTGTGGTTACTGCCGAAATGTATGTACGGTATTTGATGCTATGCCTTGGGAGAGTAATTCGCCGCGAGGTAAATATTTTCTGCTTAATCAATATATCAAGGGAAAGATACCTATGGATGATGAAGTAGGAAAAGCATTATATGCTTGTACGACCTGCAAAAAGTGTGATACAGTCTGCCAAATTCGTGCCCATAATGCGCACCACTGGATGGCCCTGCGTTACGAGTTTTATAAAAATAAACTTCATAATACAGGATTAGAGTTTATTCGCAACAATGTTTTAACAACAGGTAATTTTTGGGGAATACCTGCCCAGGAGAGACTAAAATGGTTGGATGTAGCAACAGAAAAACATGGGGAAATTGCCTATTGGTCAGGTTGCTGGGCCGCAACAATCATGGACAATATGGCCCAAAATACCACAAGAATATTGGAACATTTAGAAATACCTTTTGTCCACTATGGTGAAGATGAACGCTGCTGCGGGTTGTATTTAGCTCTAGGAGGTTACAAAAAAGACTTTCAAGAATTAGTAAAAAGCAATTTGGAAATGTTTAAAAAATCTGGTGTTGAAACCATAGTTTTTTCATGTCCAGGGTGTTATGCTACATTTAATGAAAACTATCCCCAAATGGCTTTAGAAATGGGGCTAGAATGTAATATTCGTTTTAAACATATAGTAGTTTATCTTAGTGAGTTGATTGCAGATGGTAAATTAACATTTACCACTCCCCTTAATCACAAGGTTACTTATCACGACTCCTGTCACGTAGGACGTTGGTTTGGTCATTACCATGAACCAAGAAATATTATACTGGCCATTCCCGGACTTGAACTACGTGAAATGGAGCATGTGAAAGAACAAGGCTTATGCTGCGGGCTTGTTTCAGCTTTTGATTCTTTACCATCTGTTGCCCACAGTGGAATGACAAGGGTAAGGGAAGCAGAGGCTACCGGAGCAGAATATTTGGTTACAAACTGTGCCGGATGTGGTTCCCAGTTTAATGCTACCTGCCATGCCATGGGTACAAAAGTTAAGCAAATGGATTTAACAGAACTGGTGGCTAGAGCTATAGGAATTCCTACTAATGACCCTTCAGAAAAAATTGGGGCTTACATGGGTCAATGTGTTGAACTTCTAAAGGATAGTGTGCTTGCTCCCATTGTGGTCTCGCAAGGTACAAAGAAATAA
- a CDS encoding ATP-binding protein → MISRSIILKQWVAIILLIMIILLFLSFGLIRLLEDFYYSQISSDLIESGHKLTSIINKEDDPTHLTNELTLLSEFLNAHIIIVDRDGTTQACDLMMGPPTGHFLTTAELAKVFAGESIIKRGFHHHHFEGPMLSVAIPVYEGDEVENVLMMFRPIAPITDTVNSMRGLIIYSAMAAIILASVVSYFLSKTLSKPLVQMNKVANEMAKGNFDNKMEVNSNDEVGLLGASLNNLSDQLKSKINELSHEKSKLEKVLASMSDGVITLDNKGNVILVNNQTEKLFQKENKDLELRGNFFKNPGFAELKELFSKVIESKSINQRDIGLTKKTISARMAPLIDNTTDEVIGVVGVLQDVTRERELEQMRRDFIANVSHELRTPLSLLQGYSEAIIDGVAEDTSEQDRYAKVIFQETLRLKRMVNELFDLSRLQTGNFTLEKTRISIASLLNTIQEKYKPAISKTGLRFETIIEKDLPDVDGDYDRLHQVMINLVENALNHTVEGQITLKAYTDSSKQIHVEVSDTGCGIPQGDLDLVWERFHKADKSRKRGKTGTGLGLAIVKSIIEAHGGNVWVSSQEGKGSTFGFSIPSK, encoded by the coding sequence ATGATTAGCAGGAGTATAATTTTAAAACAGTGGGTAGCCATTATCCTGCTTATAATGATTATACTCTTGTTTCTTAGTTTTGGACTAATTAGGTTATTAGAAGACTTTTATTATTCACAAATATCCTCTGACCTTATTGAAAGTGGTCACAAGTTAACGAGCATTATTAATAAAGAAGATGATCCAACACATTTAACCAATGAATTAACCCTTTTAAGTGAATTTCTTAATGCCCATATAATTATAGTGGATAGGGATGGAACAACACAAGCATGTGATTTAATGATGGGACCGCCTACGGGACATTTTCTTACCACTGCAGAACTGGCAAAGGTCTTTGCAGGAGAAAGTATTATCAAAAGAGGTTTTCATCACCATCACTTTGAAGGACCCATGCTTTCTGTTGCTATTCCAGTTTATGAGGGCGATGAAGTGGAAAATGTGCTAATGATGTTTAGGCCCATTGCACCAATTACAGATACAGTTAACTCAATGAGAGGATTGATCATATATAGTGCAATGGCTGCTATTATACTGGCAAGTGTAGTCAGCTACTTTTTATCTAAAACCTTGTCAAAGCCCCTGGTGCAGATGAATAAAGTGGCAAATGAAATGGCCAAGGGCAATTTTGACAATAAGATGGAAGTTAATAGTAATGACGAGGTAGGATTGTTAGGGGCTAGTTTAAATAACCTATCTGACCAGTTAAAAAGTAAAATAAACGAACTTTCCCATGAAAAGTCTAAACTGGAGAAAGTATTAGCCAGCATGTCTGATGGAGTTATTACTCTAGATAATAAAGGTAATGTGATTCTGGTAAACAATCAAACAGAAAAACTGTTTCAGAAAGAAAATAAGGATTTGGAGCTTAGAGGTAACTTTTTTAAGAATCCTGGTTTTGCCGAGCTTAAGGAGCTTTTTAGCAAGGTTATAGAAAGCAAATCAATTAATCAAAGGGATATTGGGCTAACTAAAAAGACCATATCTGCAAGGATGGCGCCATTAATAGATAATACAACAGATGAAGTTATAGGAGTAGTTGGAGTGCTGCAGGACGTTACCAGGGAAAGAGAGCTGGAGCAGATGCGTAGAGATTTTATTGCCAATGTATCCCATGAATTAAGAACTCCCTTGAGCTTGCTGCAGGGATATTCCGAGGCCATAATTGATGGCGTAGCTGAAGATACAAGTGAGCAGGATAGATATGCTAAAGTTATATTTCAAGAAACTCTAAGATTAAAAAGAATGGTAAATGAGCTTTTTGATCTTTCACGGCTGCAAACTGGAAATTTTACTTTAGAAAAGACAAGAATCTCTATTGCCAGTCTTTTAAATACAATTCAGGAGAAGTACAAACCTGCTATTTCAAAAACAGGTTTAAGGTTTGAGACAATTATTGAAAAAGATTTGCCAGATGTTGATGGTGATTATGATAGACTGCATCAGGTTATGATTAATTTAGTTGAAAATGCCCTCAATCATACAGTAGAAGGTCAAATAACTCTTAAAGCATATACAGACAGTTCAAAACAGATTCATGTGGAAGTTAGTGATACCGGTTGCGGTATCCCCCAAGGAGATTTAGATTTAGTATGGGAAAGGTTTCATAAAGCTGATAAATCCCGAAAAAGGGGCAAAACAGGTACAGGGCTTGGATTAGCTATCGTAAAGAGTATTATTGAAGCACATGGAGGGAATGTCTGGGTAAGCAGTCAAGAGGGGAAAGGAAGTACATTTGGCTTCAGCATTCCAAGTAAATAA
- a CDS encoding NfeD family protein, with translation MIRKICKLTMLCVLCLLLTFTASAGAAVQPKVITVAVDDMVTAGTASTIKRAIQLAEKQGAQAVVIQLNTPGGLVTATLDIIQDISAAQIPVITYVTPPGAIAASAGTFILICGHVAAMSPATTCGAAMPVTMAPVTGEGTQSADDKTINFLAGHMRSIAEERGRPVDIAEKFVKENLTIDYKEALEKQVIDHVAVNLGELLEMIHGKEITIQERVVVLNTLGADIQTVEMKTSERITHFVSNPQVTFILLLLGVYGLIIGFNSPGTFLPEVMGVISLILALYGLGLFEVNILAGLLIIIGILLLVAEAFTPTYGVLGVGGVISIVLGSIFLPIEPMMPTDWFSRFRMTAIGIGIVSGALLIILLSGIIKLRKVQKIHGDEEFSNQVVPVIEDINPEGLVKVKGEIWKAVSKGGISISQGENVRVIGRKGMYLVVEPERTNISEREE, from the coding sequence ATGATTCGGAAAATTTGCAAACTAACCATGCTGTGTGTTTTATGTCTTTTATTAACATTTACTGCTTCTGCAGGAGCTGCTGTTCAACCAAAGGTAATTACTGTCGCAGTAGATGATATGGTAACCGCCGGTACAGCAAGCACCATTAAAAGAGCCATCCAGCTTGCAGAGAAGCAAGGGGCCCAGGCAGTAGTAATACAACTAAATACTCCAGGGGGATTAGTTACCGCAACCTTAGACATTATTCAGGACATTTCAGCTGCCCAAATTCCAGTTATTACGTATGTCACCCCGCCAGGGGCAATTGCTGCTTCAGCAGGTACATTTATTCTTATTTGTGGTCATGTGGCCGCAATGAGCCCAGCAACTACATGTGGTGCTGCAATGCCAGTTACAATGGCTCCAGTTACTGGAGAAGGAACCCAAAGTGCTGATGATAAAACTATCAATTTTCTAGCAGGCCACATGAGAAGTATTGCTGAAGAACGTGGACGTCCAGTAGATATAGCTGAAAAATTTGTTAAAGAAAATTTAACTATAGATTACAAAGAAGCCCTGGAAAAGCAGGTAATTGACCATGTTGCTGTCAATCTAGGAGAACTTTTAGAGATGATACATGGCAAGGAAATTACCATTCAAGAAAGGGTTGTTGTTTTAAATACCTTGGGAGCAGATATTCAAACTGTTGAAATGAAGACCTCTGAAAGAATAACCCATTTTGTCAGCAATCCCCAGGTCACTTTTATTCTTTTGCTGCTAGGTGTATATGGGCTTATAATTGGCTTTAATTCTCCAGGTACCTTTTTGCCGGAAGTAATGGGTGTAATAAGTTTGATACTGGCTTTATATGGTTTGGGCCTGTTTGAAGTAAATATTCTTGCAGGTTTATTGATAATTATAGGGATATTGCTCCTCGTTGCAGAAGCCTTTACTCCAACCTATGGGGTCCTGGGGGTAGGCGGAGTGATTAGTATTGTTTTGGGCAGTATTTTCTTGCCCATAGAGCCCATGATGCCAACTGATTGGTTTTCAAGATTTAGAATGACGGCTATAGGTATCGGCATTGTAAGTGGGGCTTTGTTAATAATCTTACTTTCAGGAATAATAAAACTGCGCAAGGTACAAAAAATCCATGGTGATGAAGAGTTTTCCAATCAAGTTGTGCCAGTAATTGAAGACATTAATCCAGAAGGATTAGTAAAAGTAAAGGGAGAGATTTGGAAAGCCGTAAGCAAAGGTGGCATAAGCATTTCCCAGGGTGAAAATGTCAGGGTCATTGGAAGAAAGGGTATGTATTTAGTTGTTGAACCCGAAAGAACAAATATTAGTGAAAGGGAGGAATAA
- a CDS encoding ArsR/SmtB family transcription factor, with protein MELVQIIKALADETRLRILNLLNQEKLCVCELEYLLEINQSNASRHLNKLWMLKIITNEKKAQWVFYKINKNTLETYPFLKQLLNKELGKDGQLQRDIDKLKEYKKSGMTCENVKEFMCIKNI; from the coding sequence TTGGAATTAGTGCAGATCATAAAAGCATTAGCAGACGAAACAAGATTAAGAATACTGAATTTACTAAATCAGGAAAAGCTATGTGTATGCGAATTGGAATACCTTCTGGAAATAAATCAATCAAATGCATCTAGACATTTAAATAAACTTTGGATGTTAAAGATTATAACTAATGAAAAAAAGGCACAATGGGTCTTCTATAAAATTAACAAAAACACTTTAGAAACATATCCATTCCTCAAACAATTACTAAATAAGGAGCTAGGAAAGGATGGACAGCTTCAAAGAGATATTGATAAACTTAAAGAATACAAGAAAAGCGGCATGACCTGTGAAAATGTTAAAGAATTTATGTGCATTAAAAACATTTAA
- a CDS encoding FtsB family cell division protein, producing the protein MKGKGILVILMVLLAGIILIGCTSSNNSSDLEAQLQEKTALINQLTAENEALSAEVAELQLILTSQQQNSLLMTALTVVGLLENQDMEGLASYIHPVEGVRFSPYTYVDLQADLVFSAQQIETLLQSTQTYNWGSFDGTGDPIVFTFSDYYDRFIYDQDFANPHLIGNNVEIGTSSMINNIIQAYPNGMFVEFHFTGFDPQYMGMDWRSLRLVFEDVNGSWHLVGIVHDEWTT; encoded by the coding sequence GTGAAAGGTAAAGGAATTCTAGTTATCCTTATGGTTTTATTAGCAGGAATAATATTAATTGGTTGTACATCTTCAAACAACTCCAGTGACCTTGAAGCACAGTTACAGGAAAAAACAGCCTTAATTAACCAGTTAACAGCCGAAAATGAAGCATTATCAGCTGAAGTGGCAGAACTACAATTGATACTAACTTCTCAACAGCAGAATTCTCTTTTGATGACCGCCTTGACTGTAGTGGGATTGTTGGAAAATCAAGACATGGAAGGCCTGGCTTCCTATATCCATCCTGTGGAGGGAGTGCGTTTTTCACCCTACACATACGTGGATTTACAAGCTGATCTAGTATTTAGTGCCCAGCAAATTGAAACCTTACTGCAGAGTACCCAGACTTATAATTGGGGGAGCTTTGATGGCACAGGGGACCCTATAGTTTTTACTTTTAGCGATTACTATGATAGATTTATTTATGATCAGGACTTTGCAAATCCCCATCTGATTGGTAATAATGTAGAAATTGGCACTAGCAGTATGATTAATAATATTATACAAGCCTATCCAAATGGAATGTTTGTAGAATTTCATTTTACAGGGTTTGATCCTCAATACATGGGAATGGACTGGAGAAGCTTAAGGTTAGTTTTTGAAGATGTAAATGGTTCCTGGCATCTAGTGGGCATAGTCCATGATGAATGGACCACTTGA